Proteins found in one Pempheris klunzingeri isolate RE-2024b chromosome 6, fPemKlu1.hap1, whole genome shotgun sequence genomic segment:
- the LOC139202367 gene encoding complement C1q tumor necrosis factor-related protein 7 — translation MNGCQLWDLKMWAVMAVVCLCHCVFGQRLETKLKGAPRLICSVPGSPGLPGKHGPSGPPGADGNVGIPGRDGRDGRKGEKGEKGDTGLKGRVGPTGKIGSRGDRGPPGKRGPTGENGDLGPNGPPGRIGDKGDKGNRGPHGTAGSCKCGSLLPKSAFSVGITSSYPAEKLPIKFNKILLNEGEHYNPLTGKFICAYPGVYYFSYDITLANKHLAIGLVQNGQYRIKTFDANTGNHDVASGSTVMYLNPEDEVWLEIFYHDQNGLFADPGWADSLFSGFLLYADTNYFDTLAEDYA, via the exons ATGAACGGCTGCCAGCTGTGGG ATTTGAAGATGTGGGCGGTGATGGCAGTAGTCTGTCTCTGCCACTGTGTCTTTGGACAGCGACTTGAGACCAAACTGAAAGGAGCGCCACGTCTGATCTGCAGCGTGCCCGGGTCACCGGGCCTGCCCGGTAAACACGGCCCCAGTGGGCCCCCAGGAGCAGATGGGAATGTGGGTATCCCGGGAAGAGATGGCAGAGATGGCAGGAAGGgtgaaaagggagagaagggagacaCAG GGTTAAAAGGCAGAGTTGGCCCGACAGGTAAAATTGGAAGCCGAGGTGATCGCGGCCCTCCGGGGAAACGGGGACCTACAGGGGAGAACGGAGATCTGGGCCCAAATGGTCCACCCGGCCGCATCGGAGACAAAGGAGACAAGGGTAATAGAGGGCCACATGGAACTGCAGGAAGCTGCAAGTGCGGCAGCCTGCTGCCTAAATCCGCCTTCTCTGTCGGAATCACCAGCAGCTACCCTGCAGAGAAGCTCCCCATCAAGTTCAACAAGATCCTGCTTAATGAGGGCGAACACTACAACCCACTGACTGGCAAGTTCATCTGTGCGTACCCAGGTGTTTATTATTTCTCCTATGACATTACCCTGGCCAACAAACACCTGGCCATCGGTCTGGTGCAGAATGGTCAGTATCGCATCAAAACCTTTGATGCCAACACAGGGAACCATGACGTAGCATCCGGGTCCACTGTGATGTACCTGAACCCAGAAGATGAGGTGTGGTTGGAGATCTTCTACCACGACCAGAATGGTTTATTTGCAGACCCTGGCTGGGCAGACAGCTTGTTCTCTGGCTTCCTTCTCTATGCAGACACAAACTATTTTGACACACTGGCAGAAGACTATGCATAG